Proteins found in one Tsukamurella paurometabola DSM 20162 genomic segment:
- a CDS encoding CTP synthase, whose protein sequence is MPSPRPHARVATKHIFVSGGVASSLGKGLTASSLGQLLTARGLRVTMQKLDPYLNVDPGTMNPFQHGEVFVTEDGAETDLDVGHYERFLDRDLSGRANVTTGQVYSTVIAKERRGEYLGDTVQVIPHITDEIKARILAMQAPDEQGHAPDVVITEIGGTVGDIESQPFLEAARQVRHDVGRDNVFFLHVSLVPYLAASGELKTKPTQHSVAALRSIGITPDALVLRCDREVPEGQRNKIALMCDVEVEGVISCPDASSIYDVPKVLHGNQLDAYVVRKLGLPFRDVDWSVWGDLLKRVHEPRETVRIALVGKYIDLPDAYLSVTEALRAGGFANWAKVQITWVPSDDCETDAGAAAALRDIDGILIPGGFGIRGIEGKVGAIRYARKRGLPLLGLCLGLQCIVIEAARSAGLDGASSAEFEPDAKYPVISTMADQEQAVAGEADLGGTMRLGAYPAVLERGSIIAGAYGATEVSERHRHRFEVNNAYRDTIAESGLKFSGVSPDGHLVEFVEYPKEVHPFLVGTQAHPELKSRPTRPHPLFAAFIAAALKYKAEEELPVDVHGAPAAKAEGELADEDTVDA, encoded by the coding sequence TTGCCTTCTCCTCGGCCCCACGCTCGTGTAGCCACCAAGCACATCTTCGTCTCCGGGGGCGTCGCGTCCTCCCTGGGTAAGGGCCTCACGGCCTCCAGCCTCGGACAGCTCCTCACCGCGCGCGGCCTGCGCGTGACGATGCAGAAGCTCGATCCGTACCTCAACGTGGACCCGGGCACCATGAACCCGTTCCAGCACGGCGAGGTCTTCGTCACCGAGGACGGCGCCGAGACCGACCTCGACGTCGGCCACTACGAGCGGTTCCTCGACCGCGACCTGTCCGGGCGCGCCAACGTGACCACGGGCCAGGTGTACTCCACGGTGATCGCCAAGGAGCGGCGCGGCGAGTACCTCGGCGACACCGTCCAGGTGATCCCGCACATCACCGACGAGATCAAGGCCCGCATCCTCGCGATGCAGGCGCCCGACGAGCAGGGCCACGCGCCCGACGTGGTGATCACCGAGATCGGCGGCACCGTCGGCGATATCGAGTCCCAGCCCTTCCTCGAGGCCGCACGACAGGTGCGCCACGATGTGGGCCGCGACAACGTCTTCTTCCTGCACGTCTCGCTGGTGCCGTACCTCGCGGCATCGGGTGAGCTCAAGACCAAGCCCACCCAGCACTCCGTCGCCGCGCTCCGCAGCATCGGCATCACGCCCGATGCACTCGTGCTGCGCTGCGACCGCGAAGTGCCCGAGGGGCAGCGCAACAAGATCGCGCTCATGTGCGACGTCGAGGTCGAGGGCGTCATCTCCTGCCCCGACGCCTCATCGATCTACGACGTGCCGAAGGTGCTGCACGGTAACCAACTCGACGCCTACGTGGTCCGCAAACTCGGACTGCCCTTCCGCGATGTCGACTGGAGCGTGTGGGGCGACCTGCTCAAGCGGGTCCACGAGCCGCGCGAGACGGTGCGGATCGCCCTGGTGGGCAAGTACATCGACCTGCCCGACGCCTACCTGTCGGTGACCGAGGCGCTGCGCGCCGGCGGCTTCGCGAATTGGGCCAAGGTGCAGATCACCTGGGTGCCCTCCGACGACTGCGAGACCGACGCCGGTGCCGCCGCCGCGCTGCGCGATATCGACGGCATCCTCATCCCCGGCGGATTCGGTATCCGCGGCATCGAGGGCAAGGTCGGCGCCATCCGGTACGCGCGCAAGCGCGGCCTGCCGCTGCTGGGACTGTGCCTCGGCCTGCAGTGCATCGTGATCGAGGCGGCCCGGTCCGCCGGTCTCGACGGCGCCAGTTCGGCCGAGTTCGAGCCCGATGCGAAGTACCCGGTGATCTCGACCATGGCCGATCAGGAGCAGGCCGTCGCGGGCGAGGCCGACCTGGGCGGCACCATGCGCCTCGGCGCGTATCCGGCGGTGCTGGAGCGCGGGTCGATCATCGCGGGTGCCTACGGTGCGACCGAGGTGTCCGAGCGGCACCGTCACCGGTTCGAGGTGAACAACGCCTACCGCGACACGATCGCCGAATCCGGTCTGAAATTCTCCGGCGTCTCGCCCGACGGGCACCTCGTCGAGTTCGTGGAGTACCCGAAGGAGGTGCACCCGTTCCTCGTCGGAACCCAGGCGCACCCCGAGCTCAAGTCGCGGCCCACCCGGCCCCACCCGCTGTTCGCCGCGTTCATCGCCGCCGCGCTGAAGTACAAGGCCGAGGAGGAGCTCCCGGTGGACGTACACGGCGCTCCCGCGGCGAAGGCCGAAGGCGAACTCGCCGACGAGGACACCGTCGATGCCTGA
- a CDS encoding segregation and condensation protein A translates to MTDTAAPEPIEADAPLEAADADALEPTPPSGFQVRLANFEGPFDLLLQLIGAHRMDVTEVALHVVTDEFIAYTRNLGAAADLDATTEFLVVAATLLDLKAARLLPAGEVEDDDDLALLEARDLLFARLLQYRAYKQVAELMAQLEAKANRRYPRAVGLEQRFEELVPPVQIGVTPEQFAMVAAAAFTPKPTPTVGLGHLHVPKVSVPEQATLIAARLRERPGHWSGFAEIVADCDSGIAVIARFLALLELYRERAILFDQPEALGELKVRWSGEKDDVALRADDEYDDVPTQEDE, encoded by the coding sequence GTGACCGATACCGCGGCCCCGGAGCCGATCGAAGCCGATGCCCCGCTCGAGGCCGCTGACGCGGATGCGCTCGAGCCGACCCCACCGTCGGGCTTCCAGGTGCGGCTGGCGAACTTCGAGGGACCGTTCGACCTGCTGCTCCAGTTGATCGGTGCCCACCGGATGGATGTCACCGAGGTGGCGTTGCACGTGGTCACCGACGAATTCATCGCTTACACCCGGAACCTCGGGGCCGCCGCCGATCTCGACGCCACCACCGAATTCCTCGTGGTCGCGGCCACCCTTCTGGACCTGAAGGCCGCGCGCCTGCTGCCCGCCGGCGAGGTCGAGGACGACGACGACCTGGCCCTGCTCGAAGCCCGCGACCTGCTGTTCGCGCGGCTGCTCCAGTACCGGGCGTACAAGCAGGTGGCCGAGCTCATGGCGCAGTTGGAGGCCAAGGCGAACCGCCGCTATCCCCGCGCCGTCGGACTCGAGCAGCGGTTCGAGGAGTTGGTGCCCCCGGTGCAGATCGGTGTCACCCCCGAGCAGTTCGCGATGGTCGCCGCCGCGGCGTTCACTCCGAAACCCACACCGACGGTGGGCCTCGGCCACCTGCACGTCCCGAAGGTCTCGGTGCCCGAGCAAGCCACACTGATCGCCGCCCGGCTGCGGGAGCGGCCCGGGCACTGGTCCGGATTCGCCGAGATCGTCGCCGATTGTGATTCCGGCATCGCGGTGATCGCTCGATTCCTCGCGCTGCTGGAGCTGTACCGCGAGCGCGCGATCCTGTTCGACCAGCCCGAGGCGCTCGGCGAACTCAAGGTCCGCTGGTCGGGCGAAAAGGACGATGTGGCGCTGCGCGCCGACGACGAGTACGACGACGTACCCACGCAGGAGGACGAGTGA
- the xerD gene encoding site-specific tyrosine recombinase XerD: MNTPLDEALRAYLDHLTVERGAAANTLSSYRRDLDRYREYLVELGIDDLASVTSTQVSGFLVALREGSDGRPPLAASSAARSLIAVRGLHRFAAAEGLTASDVAREVRPPAPAKRLPKALSIDTVIALLEAAGGDGESDTPSRLRDRALLELLYSCGARISEVTALDVDDIDVQSRSVVLMGKGGKQRVVPIGRPALAAIEAYLVRGRPSLVKKSNPALFLNVRGGRLSRQSAWQVLATAAERAGIDTDAVHVSPHTLRHSFATHLLEGGADVRVVQELLGHASVTTTQVYTLVTVQALREVYAQAHPRAVR, from the coding sequence GTGAACACCCCGCTCGACGAAGCGTTGCGCGCCTACCTCGACCACCTCACCGTGGAACGCGGCGCCGCGGCGAACACCCTCAGCAGCTATCGCCGCGATCTCGACCGATACCGCGAGTACCTGGTGGAGCTCGGCATCGACGATCTCGCATCCGTGACGTCCACGCAGGTCAGTGGGTTCCTGGTCGCGTTGCGGGAAGGCAGCGACGGGCGGCCTCCGCTGGCGGCGAGCTCTGCGGCGCGCTCGCTCATCGCCGTCCGCGGACTGCACCGATTCGCGGCGGCGGAGGGACTGACGGCCTCGGATGTGGCGCGCGAGGTGCGACCACCCGCACCGGCGAAACGGCTTCCCAAGGCGCTGTCCATCGACACGGTGATCGCGCTCCTGGAGGCCGCCGGGGGCGACGGCGAGTCGGATACCCCGTCCCGGTTGCGCGACCGGGCGCTCCTGGAACTGCTGTACTCGTGCGGGGCTCGCATCTCCGAGGTGACGGCCCTCGACGTCGACGACATCGATGTGCAGTCCCGGTCGGTGGTGCTGATGGGTAAGGGCGGCAAACAGCGGGTGGTGCCGATCGGACGGCCCGCGCTGGCGGCGATCGAGGCCTATCTGGTGCGCGGGCGGCCATCGCTGGTGAAGAAGTCGAACCCCGCACTCTTCCTCAACGTGCGCGGTGGGCGGCTGTCACGGCAGTCGGCGTGGCAGGTGCTGGCGACCGCTGCCGAGCGGGCCGGGATCGACACCGACGCCGTGCACGTCTCGCCGCACACTCTGCGCCACTCCTTCGCGACGCACCTGCTCGAAGGCGGTGCCGATGTGCGCGTGGTGCAGGAACTGCTGGGCCACGCTTCGGTGACCACGACGCAGGTCTACACGCTGGTCACGGTCCAGGCGCTGCGTGAGGTGTACGCGCAGGCACATCCGCGCGCGGTGCGCTGA
- a CDS encoding questin oxidase family protein, producing the protein MTAYEELDEAYARLHRTGPEFEGWLSNHGPMVVESLVRRGRGTSVARWLDGYVLRLDEAPAAAAQPARWPDDLGDPTALGAWITSFRDAFHQAAWQDVLAHWWPRLLPGVAAGATHGAIRVGHAADALLTWGESSERIAELALALSYWATRWQPVPRSTAPAGTLPATDALAAIPGVPHPEGGIGTRLAQLDELDGWPQAQRALAPGDDADGLLRAVVTAAVLRYSTHAHGNPVMLVHAATAPNALRRALAALPPELHAPTAAAGWSAAAAVFAAYAPDEARPSGSTAASPDDLIDRAVHHGDEHVIKLTDTVLDVYAWTADDRSLVASEVAIAAVPTA; encoded by the coding sequence ATGACCGCATACGAAGAACTCGACGAGGCGTACGCCCGACTGCACCGCACCGGTCCGGAATTCGAGGGCTGGCTCAGCAATCACGGCCCGATGGTTGTGGAGTCGCTGGTGCGACGCGGCCGCGGCACCTCGGTCGCGAGGTGGCTCGACGGATACGTGCTCAGACTCGACGAGGCGCCTGCTGCGGCGGCGCAGCCCGCGCGCTGGCCGGACGACCTCGGCGACCCCACCGCGCTCGGCGCGTGGATCACCAGCTTCCGCGATGCCTTCCATCAGGCAGCGTGGCAGGACGTCCTCGCGCACTGGTGGCCTCGGCTGCTCCCGGGCGTCGCCGCGGGAGCGACCCACGGGGCGATCCGTGTGGGCCACGCCGCGGACGCACTCCTGACCTGGGGTGAATCGTCAGAGCGGATCGCGGAACTGGCGCTCGCGCTGAGCTATTGGGCGACGCGTTGGCAGCCGGTGCCACGCTCGACCGCGCCTGCGGGAACCCTTCCGGCAACCGATGCGCTCGCGGCGATCCCCGGAGTCCCGCATCCCGAAGGCGGTATCGGTACTCGATTGGCGCAGCTCGACGAACTCGACGGGTGGCCGCAGGCGCAACGCGCCCTCGCCCCGGGGGACGACGCCGACGGCCTGTTACGCGCGGTCGTCACCGCGGCGGTCCTGCGGTACTCCACCCATGCGCACGGCAACCCGGTGATGCTCGTTCACGCCGCGACCGCACCGAACGCCCTGCGGCGCGCGCTGGCGGCGCTACCGCCCGAGCTTCACGCCCCGACCGCTGCCGCCGGATGGTCGGCCGCAGCCGCCGTCTTCGCCGCGTACGCACCGGACGAGGCACGTCCGTCGGGCTCCACCGCCGCGTCCCCCGACGACCTGATCGACCGAGCCGTTCACCACGGCGACGAACACGTCATCAAGCTGACCGACACGGTCCTCGACGTTTACGCGTGGACCGCCGACGACCGGTCGTTGGTCGCCAGCGAGGTCGCGATCGCAGCCGTTCCCACCGCCTGA
- the recN gene encoding DNA repair protein RecN, whose translation MLEEIRIDSLGVIEQAAAEFAEGLTVLTGETGAGKTMVVTSLHLLAGARADPGRIRAGADKAVVEGRFSLAGASSADQVREVVDGAGGDLDDDAVIAVRSVAADGRSRAYLGGRSVPVGTLGEFAGPLLTVHGQNDQLRLLRPERQRDLLDAFAGAPALKALATYQAVRDEWLAARAELADRTTRSRELVLEQDHLTSALAEIDGLEPLPGEDVETIAKIKRLSDLDSLREAADTSYAALTGASYGADGEGVGSVLDLLGTVRAALAGSDDAALRGLSERVDEAATVAGDIATELSSYLADLPSDPSELESLLLRQSELKTLTRKYAPDIDGVIAWADDARERLAGIDTSAEGLAALQGRVTELETALIGAAAALTAARVKAAGTLGKKVTGELRKLAMGGASITVDVAPDLDESGIVVDGVARRAGAHGTDAVEFRLVAHDGANPLPIGKSASGGELSRVMLALEVVLAATEQGLTMVFDEVDAGVGGKAAVEIGRRLAALAQRHQVIVVTHLPQVAAFADTHLTVGKQTAKKSVTSTLTALSREERIAELARMLAGLGDSDTGRAHAEELLEAAESDKVAQTGSHKGE comes from the coding sequence ATGCTGGAAGAGATCCGGATCGATTCGCTCGGTGTGATCGAGCAGGCCGCCGCCGAATTCGCCGAGGGCCTGACCGTGCTCACGGGCGAGACAGGTGCGGGCAAGACCATGGTGGTCACCAGCCTGCACCTGCTCGCCGGTGCCCGTGCCGATCCCGGCCGGATTCGCGCCGGGGCGGACAAGGCCGTCGTCGAGGGCCGCTTCTCGCTCGCCGGCGCCAGCTCCGCCGACCAGGTCCGGGAGGTGGTCGACGGTGCCGGAGGCGATCTCGACGACGACGCCGTGATCGCCGTGCGCAGTGTGGCCGCGGATGGCCGTTCACGCGCCTACCTCGGCGGGCGCAGCGTCCCCGTCGGCACGCTCGGTGAGTTCGCCGGGCCCCTGCTCACCGTGCACGGCCAGAACGACCAACTTCGACTACTGCGACCCGAGCGGCAGCGCGACCTGCTCGACGCCTTCGCCGGAGCTCCCGCCCTCAAGGCCCTCGCGACGTACCAGGCCGTCCGCGACGAATGGCTCGCCGCCCGCGCCGAATTGGCCGACCGGACCACCCGCTCGCGCGAGCTCGTGCTGGAACAGGATCATCTGACGTCTGCGCTCGCTGAGATCGACGGCCTCGAACCGCTTCCCGGCGAGGACGTCGAGACGATCGCCAAGATCAAGCGGCTCTCCGACCTGGATTCGTTGCGGGAGGCGGCCGATACCTCGTACGCCGCGCTCACCGGCGCAAGCTACGGCGCCGACGGTGAGGGGGTGGGCTCGGTGCTCGATCTCCTCGGCACCGTGCGGGCCGCACTGGCGGGGTCCGACGATGCCGCGCTGCGCGGACTCTCCGAACGGGTCGACGAGGCCGCGACGGTCGCCGGCGACATCGCCACCGAATTGAGCTCCTACCTTGCGGATCTCCCGAGCGATCCATCCGAGTTGGAGTCGCTTCTGCTGCGCCAGTCCGAACTCAAAACGCTCACCCGCAAATACGCGCCCGATATCGACGGGGTGATCGCGTGGGCCGACGACGCCCGCGAGCGGTTGGCTGGAATCGACACGTCCGCTGAGGGGCTCGCCGCCCTACAGGGCAGGGTCACCGAGCTGGAAACCGCGCTCATCGGGGCTGCGGCGGCGCTCACCGCCGCCCGCGTCAAAGCCGCCGGCACACTGGGGAAGAAGGTCACCGGGGAGCTCCGCAAGCTCGCGATGGGTGGCGCGTCGATCACCGTCGACGTCGCGCCGGACCTCGACGAATCCGGGATCGTCGTCGACGGTGTCGCCCGTCGCGCCGGGGCGCACGGCACCGATGCGGTCGAGTTCCGGCTCGTCGCGCACGACGGCGCCAACCCGCTGCCGATCGGCAAATCCGCATCGGGCGGCGAGCTCTCGCGTGTCATGCTCGCATTGGAGGTGGTCCTCGCCGCCACCGAACAGGGCCTGACGATGGTGTTCGACGAGGTGGATGCCGGTGTCGGCGGTAAGGCCGCCGTCGAGATCGGGCGCAGGCTGGCGGCGTTGGCACAGCGGCACCAGGTGATCGTGGTGACCCATCTACCGCAGGTCGCCGCCTTCGCCGATACCCATCTCACTGTGGGCAAGCAGACCGCGAAGAAGTCGGTGACCTCCACGCTGACCGCGCTCAGTCGCGAGGAACGGATCGCCGAACTGGCCCGGATGCTCGCCGGCCTCGGTGATTCCGACACCGGCCGGGCACACGCCGAGGAGCTGCTGGAGGCCGCCGAGAGCGACAAGGTCGCGCAGACCGGTTCGCACAAGGGCGAGTAG
- a CDS encoding copper transporter, with amino-acid sequence MPGRSRRLRSPGARRPALFWAAILLALAVGIALGGGVLSRFTADGDVRDLRTQVQDLERRNEALDARTRAGDAFADAAAPGTLGRSLTGFPVLLVVAPGADGGDISQISRRVTQGGGTVAGTVRLTEALYADDQSERLRGTVDNAAPVGVTLDAGQVDPRARAGDLIGSILLGKGSAPAVSQGGTDALVTLRQAGYLAFDGPTVPSARAAIVVTGGAVPGEHAGQGQGIGRLAAGLSRHGDGSVLVGRTGSATGSGPIVVVRQDQDLSARLATVDDADTTVGQVSTALALIQATRGEVRAYGTGVR; translated from the coding sequence GTGCCCGGCCGGTCGCGCCGCCTCCGCTCGCCGGGTGCACGCCGGCCCGCGCTGTTCTGGGCGGCGATACTGCTCGCACTCGCCGTCGGCATCGCCCTCGGCGGGGGAGTGCTGTCTCGGTTCACCGCCGACGGTGACGTTCGGGACCTACGCACCCAGGTGCAGGACTTGGAGCGGCGTAACGAAGCCCTCGACGCCCGCACTCGCGCCGGCGACGCCTTCGCCGATGCCGCCGCGCCGGGCACGCTGGGCCGCTCGCTGACCGGGTTCCCCGTGCTCCTGGTGGTTGCGCCCGGCGCTGACGGCGGCGACATCAGTCAGATCTCGCGCCGGGTCACACAGGGCGGCGGCACCGTCGCCGGTACCGTGCGCCTGACCGAGGCCCTCTACGCCGACGACCAGTCGGAGCGGCTGCGCGGCACCGTCGACAACGCGGCTCCCGTCGGCGTCACCCTCGACGCAGGCCAGGTCGACCCTCGCGCCCGCGCCGGCGACCTGATCGGTTCGATCCTGCTCGGCAAGGGTTCGGCACCCGCCGTTTCCCAGGGCGGCACTGATGCGCTCGTCACACTGCGCCAAGCCGGATACCTCGCCTTCGACGGCCCGACGGTGCCCAGCGCCCGCGCCGCGATCGTGGTCACCGGCGGGGCCGTGCCCGGTGAGCACGCCGGGCAGGGGCAGGGAATCGGCCGGCTCGCGGCCGGACTTTCCCGGCACGGCGACGGATCCGTGCTGGTCGGGCGCACCGGCTCGGCCACCGGATCCGGACCGATCGTCGTGGTCCGCCAGGACCAGGATCTCTCGGCGCGGCTCGCCACCGTCGACGATGCCGACACCACCGTCGGACAGGTGTCGACCGCCTTGGCGCTGATCCAGGCGACGCGCGGAGAAGTACGCGCGTACGGTACCGGCGTCCGCTGA
- the steA gene encoding putative cytokinetic ring protein SteA: MKLTGLLSRNTSNLPGVVGTARVDKDTTRLLRRIGPGDIVVCDELDLDRTTADLMVEAGVAAVVNASPFISGRYPNLGPEVLAAAGIELVDDAGKEVFSRIKDGAKVRVHEGVVYAGERELAEGEELTDSDVTSRMLAARSGVVDHLEAFAGNTVEFIRVESPLLIDGVGIPDVEVNLNDRHVLVVADGPDHVEDLKRLKPFIKEYAPVLIGVNRGADALVKAGYRPDLIVGDPEMITTNTLRSGAQVVLPAAPDGHAPGLERIQDLGIGAMTFPASGSAADLALIIADHHGASLIVSVGHSASLEEFFDAGRRESNPSTFLTRVKVGTKLVDGKAVSTLYRSRGHGGAVALFILAALVAVVAAVLVSNQGTDVVQWIIDQWNHFALWVQGKFRAL, from the coding sequence ATGAAGCTCACTGGTCTGCTGTCCCGGAACACGTCGAACCTGCCCGGCGTCGTGGGCACCGCGCGGGTCGACAAGGACACCACTCGACTCCTGCGCCGCATCGGCCCCGGCGACATCGTGGTGTGCGACGAGCTCGATCTCGACCGCACCACCGCCGATCTCATGGTCGAGGCGGGCGTCGCCGCCGTGGTGAACGCCTCGCCGTTCATCTCCGGCCGCTATCCCAACCTCGGCCCCGAGGTGCTGGCCGCCGCCGGCATCGAACTCGTCGACGACGCCGGCAAGGAAGTCTTCTCCCGCATCAAGGACGGCGCCAAGGTGCGTGTCCACGAGGGTGTCGTCTACGCCGGCGAGCGTGAGCTCGCCGAGGGCGAGGAACTCACCGATAGTGACGTGACCTCGCGGATGCTCGCCGCCCGCTCCGGTGTCGTCGATCACCTGGAAGCCTTCGCGGGGAACACCGTCGAGTTCATCCGCGTCGAGTCGCCGCTCCTCATCGACGGCGTCGGCATCCCGGACGTCGAGGTCAACCTCAATGACCGGCACGTCCTGGTCGTGGCCGACGGCCCCGACCACGTTGAGGATCTCAAGCGTCTCAAGCCCTTCATCAAGGAGTACGCCCCCGTCCTCATCGGTGTGAACCGCGGCGCCGACGCCCTGGTCAAGGCCGGCTACCGTCCGGATCTCATCGTCGGCGATCCGGAGATGATCACCACCAACACGCTCCGCTCCGGCGCCCAGGTCGTTCTCCCTGCCGCACCCGACGGTCACGCCCCCGGGCTCGAGCGCATCCAGGACCTCGGTATCGGCGCCATGACCTTCCCCGCATCGGGATCGGCCGCCGATCTCGCGCTGATCATCGCCGATCATCACGGCGCCTCGCTGATCGTCTCGGTGGGCCATTCCGCCTCGCTGGAGGAGTTCTTCGACGCCGGTCGTCGTGAGTCGAACCCGTCGACCTTCCTCACCCGGGTCAAGGTGGGTACCAAGCTGGTCGACGGCAAGGCCGTCTCCACGCTGTACCGCAGCCGCGGGCACGGCGGCGCGGTCGCGCTCTTCATCCTGGCCGCGCTGGTCGCCGTGGTCGCCGCGGTGCTGGTCTCCAACCAGGGCACCGACGTGGTGCAGTGGATCATCGACCAGTGGAACCACTTCGCGCTCTGGGTCCAGGGCAAGTTCCGGGCACTGTAA
- a CDS encoding NUDIX domain-containing protein codes for MPDQLHDFEAVSTEKVYEGPIFAVRRDEVTMPGGGTAVRDVVEHDGAVAVVAMNDDGAIAMVNQYRHPMGRRLLEIPAGLLDHSGEEEPVAAAQRELAEETALGAREWHVLVDLAPSPGFTDEMVRVYLATDLRYCEMAEQEDEELDMTVEWIPMPDAVRMVLSGEIVNSTSVSAILAATMVTDDDTPLRCADAPWPGRPTALAARKGRPVEAGQ; via the coding sequence ATGCCTGATCAGCTGCACGATTTCGAGGCCGTCTCCACCGAGAAGGTCTATGAGGGACCGATCTTCGCCGTTCGCCGCGACGAGGTGACCATGCCGGGCGGCGGCACCGCCGTGCGCGACGTGGTCGAGCACGACGGTGCCGTCGCGGTGGTCGCGATGAACGACGACGGCGCGATCGCCATGGTCAACCAGTACCGGCACCCGATGGGGCGCCGCCTGCTGGAGATCCCGGCGGGCCTGCTCGACCACTCCGGTGAGGAGGAGCCCGTCGCCGCCGCGCAGCGCGAGCTGGCGGAGGAGACCGCGCTCGGAGCCCGGGAGTGGCACGTGCTGGTCGATCTGGCACCGTCACCGGGGTTCACCGACGAGATGGTGCGCGTGTACCTCGCGACCGACCTGCGCTACTGCGAGATGGCGGAGCAGGAGGACGAGGAGCTCGATATGACCGTCGAGTGGATTCCGATGCCGGATGCGGTGCGCATGGTGCTCTCGGGTGAGATCGTGAATTCCACCTCGGTCAGCGCGATCCTCGCCGCCACCATGGTGACCGACGACGACACCCCGCTGCGCTGCGCCGACGCCCCCTGGCCGGGCCGCCCGACCGCGCTCGCCGCGCGTAAGGGCCGCCCGGTGGAAGCGGGGCAGTAG
- a CDS encoding ParA family protein, whose amino-acid sequence MGELQHHHVARGAQDEDLDQTGRPRIEFPEPTPKATHGPARVIAVCNQKGGVGKTTTTINLGASLAAYGRRVLLVDLDPQGALSAGLGVAHHELELTVHNLLMESRISADDVLLRTRVDGVDLLPSNIDLSAAEIQLVNEVGREQTLGRALYPVLDRYDYILIDCQPSLGLLTVNALACADQVLIPMECEFFALRGLALLTDTVDKVRDRLNPRLDLAGIVVTMFDARTLHSRDVMARVVEVFGDAVYRSVISRTVRFPETSVAGEPITSWAPKSSGANAYRALAREVIAQEK is encoded by the coding sequence CTGGGTGAGCTGCAGCACCACCACGTGGCCCGCGGCGCTCAGGACGAAGACCTCGATCAGACCGGTCGCCCGCGCATCGAGTTCCCCGAGCCCACTCCGAAGGCCACCCACGGTCCTGCCCGCGTGATCGCGGTGTGCAACCAGAAGGGCGGCGTGGGGAAGACCACGACCACCATCAACCTCGGAGCCTCGCTCGCCGCGTACGGACGGCGCGTGCTGCTCGTCGATCTCGACCCGCAAGGCGCTCTGTCCGCAGGGCTCGGCGTGGCGCACCACGAGCTCGAACTCACCGTGCACAACCTCCTCATGGAGTCCCGGATCTCCGCCGACGACGTGCTGTTGCGCACTCGGGTCGACGGCGTCGACTTGCTGCCGTCGAACATCGACCTCTCGGCCGCCGAGATCCAGCTGGTCAACGAGGTCGGCCGCGAGCAGACTCTCGGTCGCGCGCTGTACCCGGTGCTCGACCGGTACGACTACATCCTCATCGACTGCCAGCCCAGTCTCGGCTTGCTCACGGTGAACGCTCTGGCCTGTGCCGACCAGGTGCTGATCCCGATGGAGTGCGAGTTCTTCGCGCTCCGCGGCCTGGCGCTGCTCACCGATACCGTCGACAAGGTGCGCGACCGACTGAACCCGCGGCTCGACCTCGCGGGCATCGTGGTCACCATGTTCGACGCGCGCACGCTGCACTCGCGCGATGTGATGGCCCGCGTTGTCGAGGTCTTCGGCGACGCCGTCTACCGCTCGGTGATCTCGCGCACCGTCCGCTTCCCGGAGACCTCGGTGGCCGGTGAGCCCATCACCTCCTGGGCACCGAAATCCTCGGGTGCGAACGCCTACCGCGCGCTGGCGCGCGAGGTCATCGCGCAGGAGAAGTGA